Proteins encoded in a region of the Limanda limanda chromosome 17, fLimLim1.1, whole genome shotgun sequence genome:
- the LOC133022836 gene encoding BUB3-interacting and GLEBS motif-containing protein ZNF207-like isoform X1, which translates to MGRKKKKQMKPWCWYCNRDFDDEKILIQHQKAKHFKCHICHKKLYTGPGLAIHCMQVHKETIDGVPNAIPGRTDIELEIYGMEGIPEKDMEERRRVLEQKNQETQKKKQNQDDSDEFDEDDEPGPSFQPPAAGQTQTGYMPPITQPGMPPGAGVTGLQPVSYSGMPPMMPGVPPMMPGMPPVMPGMPPGMIPMRGMMPPGLRMPPMIPGMPQGMPPPVVHRPGIPHMAQVPPAGNMLVRPAVPAATAPSAQPDVTKPLFPSAGQMGSRVASTSTRSPSADSESASPKALFTITAQSQQTVSGSPHPPPSTSSDLSKPTFPAYTQTTAAVSSPSAGSSTVSKPPSTLTSKPATLIPSSATSKLIHPDEDISLEEWQAQMPRYKRSVPQQGQATAAPPSAGPMGGMMASQQPGMRQPIPSQYGGPPQGMPGYIPGGMPPYGQAHPVVPPGYQGAPIGPPMGMRPPVMSPGGRY; encoded by the exons GTACTGCAACCGAGATTTTGACGATGAGAAGATCCTCATCCAGCATCAGAAGGCCAAACACTTCAAGTGTCACATCTGTCACAAAAAGCTGTACACGGGCCCTGGACTGGCAATCCACTGCATGCAG GTGCACAAAGAGACCATTGATGGGGTTCCTAATGCAATCCCTGGCAGGACTGATATTGAACTGGAAATCTACGGCATGGAGGGAATTCCAGAGAAAGacatggaggagagaagaagagtgttGGAGCAAAAGAACCAAG AGACTCAGAAGAAAAAGCAGAACCAGGATGACTCTGATGAGtttgatgaggatgatgagccTGGTCCCTCCTTCCAGCCCCCGGCTGCAGGTCAGACCCAGACGGGCTACATGCCCCCCATCACCCAACCCGGCATGCCTCCTGGCGCTGGTGTGACTGGGCTACAGCCTGTCAGCTACTCAG GAATGCCCCCGATGATGCCGGGTGTGCCACCCATGATGCCAGGAATGCCTCCTGTAATGCCAGGAATGCCTCCAGG GATGATACCAATGCGAGGGATGATGCCTCCAGGTCTCAGGATGCCTCCAATGATTCCAGGCATGCCTCAAG GTATGCCTCCTCCTGTGGTCCACCGTCCAGGAATCCCACACATGGCTCAGGTCCCCCCTGCTGGAAACATGCTGGTCAGAcctgctgttcctgctgccaCTGCCCCCTCAGCTCAGCCTGATGTCACCAAACCTCTGTTCCCCAGTGCTGGACAG ATGGGCAGTCGGGTTGCAAGTACAAGTACAAGGTCTCCAAGTGCAGACTCAGAGTCCGCCTCCCCAAAAGCTCTGTTCACTATCACAGCACAA aGTCAGCAGACAGTGTCAGGGTCCCCCCATCCTCCCCCTTCGACTTCCTCTGACCTCTCAAAGCCCACATTCCCCGCCTACACTCAGACCACTGCAGCTGTGTCCAGCCCCAGTGCtggcagcagcacagtctccaaACCTCCCTCTACTTTGACCAGTAAGCCTGCCACCCTCATCCCCTCCAGTGCTACCAGTAAGTTGATCCACCCTGATGAGGATATCTCACTG GAAGAGTGGCAAGCTCAGATGCCCAGGTACAAGCGCAGTGTTCCCCAGCAAGGCCAGGCCACTGCTGCTCCCCCGTCAGCAGGTCCCATGGGTGGCATGATGGCCTCCCAGCAGCCCGGCATGAGGCAGCCCATACCAA GCCAGTATGGTGGTCCACCACAGGGGATGCCAGGCTACATACCAGGAGGAATGCCTCCATATGGACAGGCCCATCCTGTGGTTCCCCCGGGGTACCAGGGAGCCCCTATAGGGCCGCCCATGGGAATGAGACCCCCTGTCATGTCTCCTGGAGGCCGCTACTGA
- the LOC133022836 gene encoding BUB3-interacting and GLEBS motif-containing protein ZNF207-like isoform X2: MGRKKKKQMKPWCWYCNRDFDDEKILIQHQKAKHFKCHICHKKLYTGPGLAIHCMQVHKETIDGVPNAIPGRTDIELEIYGMEGIPEKDMEERRRVLEQKNQETQKKKQNQDDSDEFDEDDEPGPSFQPPAAGQTQTGYMPPITQPGMPPGAGVTGLQPVSYSGMPPMMPGVPPMMPGMPPVMPGMPPGMIPMRGMMPPGLRMPPMIPGMPQGMPPPVVHRPGIPHMAQVPPAGNMLVRPAVPAATAPSAQPDVTKPLFPSAGQSQQTVSGSPHPPPSTSSDLSKPTFPAYTQTTAAVSSPSAGSSTVSKPPSTLTSKPATLIPSSATSKLIHPDEDISLEEWQAQMPRYKRSVPQQGQATAAPPSAGPMGGMMASQQPGMRQPIPSQYGGPPQGMPGYIPGGMPPYGQAHPVVPPGYQGAPIGPPMGMRPPVMSPGGRY, translated from the exons GTACTGCAACCGAGATTTTGACGATGAGAAGATCCTCATCCAGCATCAGAAGGCCAAACACTTCAAGTGTCACATCTGTCACAAAAAGCTGTACACGGGCCCTGGACTGGCAATCCACTGCATGCAG GTGCACAAAGAGACCATTGATGGGGTTCCTAATGCAATCCCTGGCAGGACTGATATTGAACTGGAAATCTACGGCATGGAGGGAATTCCAGAGAAAGacatggaggagagaagaagagtgttGGAGCAAAAGAACCAAG AGACTCAGAAGAAAAAGCAGAACCAGGATGACTCTGATGAGtttgatgaggatgatgagccTGGTCCCTCCTTCCAGCCCCCGGCTGCAGGTCAGACCCAGACGGGCTACATGCCCCCCATCACCCAACCCGGCATGCCTCCTGGCGCTGGTGTGACTGGGCTACAGCCTGTCAGCTACTCAG GAATGCCCCCGATGATGCCGGGTGTGCCACCCATGATGCCAGGAATGCCTCCTGTAATGCCAGGAATGCCTCCAGG GATGATACCAATGCGAGGGATGATGCCTCCAGGTCTCAGGATGCCTCCAATGATTCCAGGCATGCCTCAAG GTATGCCTCCTCCTGTGGTCCACCGTCCAGGAATCCCACACATGGCTCAGGTCCCCCCTGCTGGAAACATGCTGGTCAGAcctgctgttcctgctgccaCTGCCCCCTCAGCTCAGCCTGATGTCACCAAACCTCTGTTCCCCAGTGCTGGACAG aGTCAGCAGACAGTGTCAGGGTCCCCCCATCCTCCCCCTTCGACTTCCTCTGACCTCTCAAAGCCCACATTCCCCGCCTACACTCAGACCACTGCAGCTGTGTCCAGCCCCAGTGCtggcagcagcacagtctccaaACCTCCCTCTACTTTGACCAGTAAGCCTGCCACCCTCATCCCCTCCAGTGCTACCAGTAAGTTGATCCACCCTGATGAGGATATCTCACTG GAAGAGTGGCAAGCTCAGATGCCCAGGTACAAGCGCAGTGTTCCCCAGCAAGGCCAGGCCACTGCTGCTCCCCCGTCAGCAGGTCCCATGGGTGGCATGATGGCCTCCCAGCAGCCCGGCATGAGGCAGCCCATACCAA GCCAGTATGGTGGTCCACCACAGGGGATGCCAGGCTACATACCAGGAGGAATGCCTCCATATGGACAGGCCCATCCTGTGGTTCCCCCGGGGTACCAGGGAGCCCCTATAGGGCCGCCCATGGGAATGAGACCCCCTGTCATGTCTCCTGGAGGCCGCTACTGA